Sequence from the Flavobacteriales bacterium genome:
CCCCACAAATTCTATAATATGGGATGAGTCCATCATTTACCATTTCATAAATTTTTGATTTAGACATACTCAAATAGTGTGTTAAATCGATTACCGATACATACTTCTTTTTCATGTTTGCTATGCTATAAAAATTATTCGACCTGCGCCGCATTTAATTGGTACAGAAAAAAAATTTGATAGTAAAGTGAACTTTTACATTGTAAGACATATTTATTAGTAATCGACGGTAGTTGGTCGGAGGAAATGACGGCAGCGACTACTGTTTTAAGTCCAACTGTGGGACGAGATCAAAAGGACAAACACCAGCACGAGGTTGGAAGGTGTGATCTCAGGGGAACCGATTCCTCTAAAGTAGCCAACAAACCACGTCTTTCGGTGATGTCGTGGGACCAGGTCGAAACAGAAGAAACCTGGAGTGATAGACCCCTTACATGGGTAAGGGGACTCTATCGCACCACCGATCTTCAACAGGGAAACCCTACGGGAACTAGAATAGAATAATAGATAAGAAATATAAAACTATAATCCCCAAGAATAACTAGACTAGATATAATACTGGATATGAAAAAGAATAAAAAAAAATCAGTAACAATAAGAATAACAGAACAACAGTATAGAAACTTAATAGATACAATAGTTGAAGAAGAAATAAATAAATCAGAGTTCATAAGAGAATCTATAAAGTACCAGATAGGAAGAAAAAAGAGAAATAATAGAAGGAATTTGTCGTAAAAAATTCAACAACATTCTCCAGTAGTCAAAATGACATTTTAGTTATAAAATACCACCTCTAAAAGTTAATACCACATTTAACTTGATATACATGTAATACATTTATACACTAGTTATTAAAGTAGGGGAATAGATCTCTTTTAGAACCATACCCACTTTTTATTAAATCTAGTCTTCATATACCTTTCTGTAAGTTTTTTAGATAACGTAAATGATAGTATTTCCCCAGGATGATCCCAGTATCCATATTCTTCCAATTGTCTCTGATACAAGTCTTGTTTTGATTTCGTATCTATAAAAATATGATGTATCGTTTCGTGTATTTGGGTATCTACTAGTGACTTAATATTCGGATGATTTCTTAAGTAAATTATGATCTCGTTAGAATAGTATTTGTATTCCCCCGCCAACTTCGATTTTTGGTTCGAAATAACGATTCTGGGGAACTTTCTCCTTGTTGGATACATATCCTTCATCCAGATTGTAATGTCTTCTAAAAAATCCCCTATTGGGATGTTTAATTTTACCTCAGGTCGCTGAAGAAATCTATCAAATCTATACAGTAGAAATATTACGCTGCCGATTAAAATTATATCCATCAGATCATACCCTTTACTTTTGAAACTGTCTGCGGGTGCAGACCAGTTATTCGTGAAACCTCAATATTCTTATAACCCTTAATTAGGAGTTCCATGGCATGTTTATTCCTCTTCTTTGATAAGAACTTTAGGGGATCTTCAGAAGTACCTTTTTTACGTCCTAAGAACTTCCCCTTCAACTTTGCGATTTCAATTCCCTCACGTTGCCGTTCTCGGATTAATTTCCGTTCCATTTCCGCAACAACTCCAAGAATTGAAATTACCATTTTGGAGATGGGGTTTTCCTCTCCATTTTCATCAATGGTTCTTAGACCCTGTGAGATAAAATTAATTGGGATCTTTCTCTGGGTGGTGTAGTGTATGAAATTTAGAATATCACGAAGGTCTCTGCCGCTGCGGTCAATTTGCCAAATAGAAATAGAAGAGATCACACCTTCATCGATCCATTTTTTTAGTTGGCGCCCGCCTTCTCTTTCAAAAATTGGAATCGAACCAGAACACTTATCCTCAATGACTCTATCAAACTCTTCTTCATTGACTCTTTGCCGATCGGTTTTACCATCAAGTGACGAAATACGGACATATAAAACTGAAATTCCCATGATTTTTAGACTTAGTGTGTGACTAGCCTAAAATTAACGCTGAATTACCGCTTATGCCGCATAAAACCTATACTTTATCGCTATTAGATAGGTATGATTTTAAGGTAAACGCTATTATCCACCCCCCCCCTGACCGAAGTGATTGTTATGAGGTATCCTCCCTCGGGGCTGCCACCCCTTGATCAACAAGGTTTGCTCGAATCCGTCTGCGAATTTTCCGGAAAAAATTTCAAAAAAATCAAGATTTTAAGATAACGATTCTAAATTTTCAATAAACTCATTTTCATTTGAGTAATTGTAAAACGGAACTCCAGTTATTAAATACTTATCCATGTTGATTTGAAGAGTCTTCCTTTCATCCCTCATCCTTTGCAAGAATTCTTCCTTCCACATATCATTAGCAATAAGATGTGCGCCTTTGGGTTCAATGAAAACTTGAAACGTATGTTCATCGCCGTCCTTCTCTTTACAGAACAGCAAAAAGTCGGGTTCAAAGGCACGACCGAGGCCGTCATAAATCTTTAACTCTCTCTCATTTCTTATGAGATATATATTTTCGAATTTCTTCTCTAAGTGCTCAAATCGTCTTGAGAACATTTCAACGAATTTCTTTTCTTCGCTTGTTCCATAATTGGCGTTATAAACATACCAATCAGGCTCACTAACTACGTCAAATTGACCATCTGATCGTTCACTGTTCTTATTGACTTTAATCTCTTTGTCCCCGAACACCTTATGCACATATTCAGAAATATATTTTGAGCCCTCGAATTCGGTTAAGTTAGATTTTATATCATCTTCGATGGAGGTTAGAAGTTTATTAACCGCAAGCAAATAATCTTTATTAGCAATTTTATTAAAGCGGTCTTCTGATCCATTAAACGTTATTTCCAATCCCCCCAGATAATCCTCACTTTGAATAAAGTTTGATAGAGAATCTAAGTTTGGGAAGTACTTTACCAAGTTATCAAAATGATAAAATGGGTTTTGAGATAAGGCATAACTAATAACATGTTTAGGTATGCTTCCTACTTTTAAATCCTTGTGTTCTATTTTGTCTACGGTTCCTTTATTATCATCCTTGAAAACTGAAGTCATGCGACCTACACCTGAAGACAGTGTGTAATTCAGATTACTCATCTTAACTCCCAAGTCTTCGAAGGACTTAACGTTGTTGTAACTCTTTTCAATCTTTTTATTGAATACAACCCGCCCAGTCTTGTAAAAGTCTGCCTTTTTGAATTCAGGTTTGATTTCAAGTGTCAATTGGATGGTATTTTCATCATCTTCATAGATTCCTGTGTCAATCAACGCCTGTTTCAATTCGGAAATGTAACGGCTGTCTTCTTTAGTGTGGTAATAAAGTTCTTCAAGGATTTTTAAGTCATTGGATATATCATTGTCAAACTTTCGGGTAAATGGGTCTTGATTATCTTCCAGTTTGAAAGGAAAATATCTCGCTCCTCTACCAACCAATTGGGCTTCCGAAATAGTTGTTTTTCCAACCCCTTTGTTTTTACCTCCTGTATTCTGCCCTTCATATAAACGAACAATATCAAACAAATTCAAAACGTCCCAACCTTCATTTAATTTATGGACGGCGAAAACAGCTCGAATTGGATTGTTCTCATCTTCCAATGTGTTGAGTAAAATTTGATTAGTTTCCGCTTCTGCATCATTATTTGCGCTAATGCAGTTTTCTTCTTTGAAATTGGATTTAATACGTTTAACTATCTCGTTATCCGAAATGCCCTTGCCTTCAAAAAATTCAAATGCCTTTTGAACAATTGGAATGGTTGAAGTTTGCTGAATGTTATTCACCATTTCGATCGAAAAACCTTCAATCAGTTGGTGAAAGTTAATTTTGTTCTGCTCAGATTCCGCAATTTTACTCTTGGCTTTGAATAGAATAACAGGCTTTAAATTGATATTATTGGATGTTGCCAATTCCTGACGATACAAATTGAGAATTAAGGCCTGAATGACTCGTTCCTGTTCATCATAGAGCGACCGAACTAAATTGATTTCCTTAGAATATTTGTCTAAACGGAATTGAGCCAGATCATATTTGTGAATGACTTTTTCCTGATATTTTTCCGCAATCTCCCTACTTTCATAATCTAAGGTTGCAGTAAACTCTAAAAGGATATTGTTGAAATTGGATTGGTGGACTTTCTGTACTGTGTCTTCCCAGCTTCCGAGTAAAGTACCCCTTTTTGTTCCTGAACTAAAATGATGGGCTTCATCGGCAATTAAGACTATTTCTCTATTTTCAAAATCTTCGAATGTTAAGCTGTTTTCTTTTGTGTTGTTCAGGTCAATATGCAATTGCTGAATGGTAGTAAACTTGATGTTGATGTTTTCTGTATCAGCCTCTTCAAAGTTTTCAACCTCTTTAATAATTACTTCCCTTCCATCAATAACAATTTTATTATTAAACAGGTATTTATTCGCCTGTGGATTCAGGAAATTATCCTTGGTCTTCTTAATGATGTTTTTGCTATTTACAAAAAATAGAAAGTTGCGATATCCTTTTTCATAAAGATAAAGCATCAGACCAGCCATTATCAAAGTCTTACCACTTCCAGTTGCCATATTATAAAGCAAGTGGTAGGGTTTATGAGGTTTTTCTTCGAAATCTTCCTGGTCTAAGTATATGTACCTTTTGAACGCTTCAATTTGATAAGGACGTTGACCATACCCTAGTCTTAAATTGCCTGCAATACTATTTGGCACATTTACTTGAGATAGCGCTCTTCTGGCAAAAGGCCCTTCAAAGATTTTATAGAGATATGCCATAGTGTTACTTGGTTTCTATTTGATAAAAGTTTTGAGTTAACTGTATTTCTCTATCTGTGCATTCAAAATCTTTATCATGGAGTGATGAAAGATTAACGTACAATTGGTTTTTATCAAGTATTTCGCAAAGGTGTTGTTTCTGTTCTTTCAGATTCATTGACTTGAAGTCCTCAATATTTTCCTCTTGCCTTTTGATATCCACATTGTAATTCAAAAAACTTTTCTCTTTCATCTGTTCCCAAATTTCCAGTAGCGATTGGGAATCCTTTGCCTCTTTAATAATATCAATAAAATACTCGTTGAATTTTTTGAGCTCGAAAAAGGTAAATGATTCGTTTAATTTTTCATTCCCTATAACATTCATCAATCGAATGTTAGTTTCTGTCTCGATATAATCCATTTGTTCACATAAGATGAATCTTCTGTTGCCGTTATCAGATTTATTCATTTCTAAAACTGCATGACCAGTTGTCCCTGATCCAGCATGGTAATCTAATACGATTGCATTTGGATTGTCACCCACAGCAGCATAAAGGCAATCATAAACATTCCACAATGATTTTGGGAAAGAAAACTTCGAGTTTGGGACTAATGACTTTATGAGCTTGGTCCCATACTCATTGGCATCATACTTAGCGCCCGACCATACAGTTTTGTATTGTCTGAAATCTTTCCCCAATTGAATATCATATACGCCATTTACTTTCTTTGCTTTCATTAGGTGTAAGACCTTGTTGGCAGATTGTTGAGCATAGCGCCATTTCCGTTCAACTCCGTCGTTATCCACTGGATATACGTAGACCTTTCCTTCTTTTTCAATTGTACGTTTGCCCGGATGGAAGTCGTCAGACTCAACATCTCCAAAACCTAAAATTTTGTCAGTTACCGGGTCGACAATAAATGGGTAAAAACAGTTTTTTGCATCTGTTCTCAAACTTTCGCCACCGTTATCTCGAAGTCCTCTAAATTTAATTTCGGGCTCATCGATTTTTTGATTCGCAATAGACTTCAACCCTTTTGGAATCACAAAAAATGCGTATTCGTGAGTATATGAGAAGTTAGTTCCTTGAATACCTCTTGGGTTATGCATAATCGTTATACAATGGACTTCCGAATCAGGAAACAAGTCTTTAAGTAAAACACCTAAATGAACTTGCTCATTCTCATCAATTGCCACAATTAGAACACCGTCCTTCTTCAAAAGACTTTTAGCGGCAACCAAGCGATTTTGCATGAAAGTTAACCATGTAGATCGCTTAAAGTTATTATTGTATTGGAAGGTGTCTCCATTGCCCCCAGTGTTGTAAGGAGGATCTATGTAAATCAGATCTATTTTTGAAGAGAACTCTTTTTTAAGAGAATGTAACGCTAAGAGATTATTACCCTTAATGACAAGGTTATCAGTTATGGTGTTTGAGGACACACCTCTTTTCTTATTTAGTTTGTCATCTCGATTAAACTTATCAAACTGATGTGGTCCGTTGACGTCAAAATACTTTGCGTTTGTGAGAACCTTGGGTTCGAGAAGTTGAGTAATTTCATCTTGGGCTATTATCTCATTGAAAAACACTTCCTCTCTTTTTTGTTCTTCAAAATTCTGCCCCCCCTCTAAAATACAATCCTTGAATGGCCAAACAAGAGCAATCTCATTTCTTTGCTTCAAGTAACTTCCACCTATAGTGAGACCTACCTTATTTTTGAACTGAGTATAACTATCGTTTAGATAATTTTTTTGTTCGAGGAATTGTATAAAGTGATTTTGATTGAAAATCAAAACGTCGTTGACATTCACAAAAAAAAGTTCATTGATCTGCTGGTCCTTCAATAGTAATTCAATTAATCCTGCGTCGTAATTGCGTGCCTTATCAATAACCACCCACTTCTTCAATTTCCCTTCATCCGATAAAAAATTGGGTTCTTGCTTAAGTAATGATTCAAGCTTAGAGTATACTTTCATTTGTTTTTGGTTGACATTATTAAATCTTTGATATCCACGTCCAATATTTCCGAAATCTCATTTAAAGTCTCTAACCGTGGCTGCTGTCTATTTTGAACGTAGCCATTGACAGTATTAAAACTCTTGCCTAATTTATCTGCTAACCAGGTCTGTTTTATACCCTTTTCTTTTAAGACAACCTTTATGCGATTCATACACGAAGTGATTAATCAAGTTTCTCAAATATAACATATATCATGTTAATAATGTAATATTTTTCGTTATATCATAATTTGACTTTGTCATTTCAGTTCTGTATATTTTATGTATGACTATCCATACAACAGAAAACAAATGCACTATCATTGAAGGAGCATTGATATGCACGAAACATCTCACGCCGGAACAACTACTTCAGACGTATAACTGTTACGGAGACTACTATTATGGAGCTTTTGTAGATATCGCCCTAAAGGCAGATATTGATTTCGACTTTATCCGAAGACTACAGCGGCACATTGAACATATTGCTCGCATCACAGAAACTTCAATTGATGAAGAGGTAATGGCGAACACAATGGGGTATATATGGCGTTCGAAAAATCCTGATCCGGAAATAGATGACCTATGGGATTCATTTGGGGTTGATTGACGACAGGATCATATTAATTTCCTCCATGGTTGAGAGGAATTCAGCTGGTTTAATACTGTGGTTCGATATTTGAATTGAGTAGTCTCGGGATCATGACTATTTTCATGTTTTAACCTAAAACCTTGCGTAAACCTTGAAAAAAGAAAAAGGGTTACAAACTTCAATTGTCTGTAACCCTTCTAAATTTCTTTGCTCCCCCTCTTGGGCTCGAACCAAGGACCCTCTGATTAACAGTCAGATGCTCTAACCAACTGAGCTAAGGAGGAAAAATTGGAGTGCAATATTACTACATTGCAAATAATTATGCAATACATTTGCAAAAATAAAATTTTAAAAGTTATGAGTTTATTAGTTGTAGGAACAGTTGCTTTCGATGCTATTGAAACACCATTTGGTAAAACAGATAAAATTATAGGTGGCGCAGCTACCTATATAGGATTGTCAGCCTCAAAGTTTCATAAGGACATTAATTTAGTTTCAGTGGTGGGAGGCGACTTCCCTCAGTCTGCAATAGATATGTTACATAACCATAGGGTTGATACAAAAGGTCTCCAAATTAAAGAAGGCGAAAAAACATTTTTCTGGTCTGGAAGGTATCATAATGATATGAATACTAGAGACACAATGGACACCCAACTTAATGTACTAGAAACATTTAACCCTGTTGTTCCAACCGAATACCAAAACTGTGAGCTTTTAATGTTAGGAAACCTTATGCCTAGCATTCAGCAAAAAGTACTAGATCAATTGGAAGAAAGACCAAAACTGATAGTATTGGACACCATGAACTTTTGGATGGACAACTTTCTGGACGACCTCATGATTGCTTTAAAAAACGTTGACGTACTCACTATTAATGATGAAGAAGCACGTCAATTGTCGGGGGAATATTCGCTAGTAAAAGCAGCAAAAAAGATATTGTCATTTGGACCAAAGTTTCTAATTATTAAAAAAGGGGAGCACGGTGCTCTCTTATTTAATTCAGAAGAAGTCTTTTTTGCTCCCGCCCTACCACTAGAAGATGTGTTTGACCCAACAGGGGCTGGTGACACCTTTGCAGGC
This genomic interval carries:
- a CDS encoding site-specific DNA-methyltransferase; amino-acid sequence: MKVYSKLESLLKQEPNFLSDEGKLKKWVVIDKARNYDAGLIELLLKDQQINELFFVNVNDVLIFNQNHFIQFLEQKNYLNDSYTQFKNKVGLTIGGSYLKQRNEIALVWPFKDCILEGGQNFEEQKREEVFFNEIIAQDEITQLLEPKVLTNAKYFDVNGPHQFDKFNRDDKLNKKRGVSSNTITDNLVIKGNNLLALHSLKKEFSSKIDLIYIDPPYNTGGNGDTFQYNNNFKRSTWLTFMQNRLVAAKSLLKKDGVLIVAIDENEQVHLGVLLKDLFPDSEVHCITIMHNPRGIQGTNFSYTHEYAFFVIPKGLKSIANQKIDEPEIKFRGLRDNGGESLRTDAKNCFYPFIVDPVTDKILGFGDVESDDFHPGKRTIEKEGKVYVYPVDNDGVERKWRYAQQSANKVLHLMKAKKVNGVYDIQLGKDFRQYKTVWSGAKYDANEYGTKLIKSLVPNSKFSFPKSLWNVYDCLYAAVGDNPNAIVLDYHAGSGTTGHAVLEMNKSDNGNRRFILCEQMDYIETETNIRLMNVIGNEKLNESFTFFELKKFNEYFIDIIKEAKDSQSLLEIWEQMKEKSFLNYNVDIKRQEENIEDFKSMNLKEQKQHLCEILDKNQLYVNLSSLHDKDFECTDREIQLTQNFYQIETK
- a CDS encoding helix-turn-helix domain-containing protein, giving the protein MKKKYVSVIDLTHYLSMSKSKIYEMVNDGLIPYYRICGAIRFNIEEIEQWISSGCYFDNEDLNLPRL
- a CDS encoding DEAD/DEAH box helicase family protein gives rise to the protein MAYLYKIFEGPFARRALSQVNVPNSIAGNLRLGYGQRPYQIEAFKRYIYLDQEDFEEKPHKPYHLLYNMATGSGKTLIMAGLMLYLYEKGYRNFLFFVNSKNIIKKTKDNFLNPQANKYLFNNKIVIDGREVIIKEVENFEEADTENINIKFTTIQQLHIDLNNTKENSLTFEDFENREIVLIADEAHHFSSGTKRGTLLGSWEDTVQKVHQSNFNNILLEFTATLDYESREIAEKYQEKVIHKYDLAQFRLDKYSKEINLVRSLYDEQERVIQALILNLYRQELATSNNINLKPVILFKAKSKIAESEQNKINFHQLIEGFSIEMVNNIQQTSTIPIVQKAFEFFEGKGISDNEIVKRIKSNFKEENCISANNDAEAETNQILLNTLEDENNPIRAVFAVHKLNEGWDVLNLFDIVRLYEGQNTGGKNKGVGKTTISEAQLVGRGARYFPFKLEDNQDPFTRKFDNDISNDLKILEELYYHTKEDSRYISELKQALIDTGIYEDDENTIQLTLEIKPEFKKADFYKTGRVVFNKKIEKSYNNVKSFEDLGVKMSNLNYTLSSGVGRMTSVFKDDNKGTVDKIEHKDLKVGSIPKHVISYALSQNPFYHFDNLVKYFPNLDSLSNFIQSEDYLGGLEITFNGSEDRFNKIANKDYLLAVNKLLTSIEDDIKSNLTEFEGSKYISEYVHKVFGDKEIKVNKNSERSDGQFDVVSEPDWYVYNANYGTSEEKKFVEMFSRRFEHLEKKFENIYLIRNERELKIYDGLGRAFEPDFLLFCKEKDGDEHTFQVFIEPKGAHLIANDMWKEEFLQRMRDERKTLQINMDKYLITGVPFYNYSNENEFIENLESLS
- a CDS encoding sugar kinase, with translation MSLLVVGTVAFDAIETPFGKTDKIIGGAATYIGLSASKFHKDINLVSVVGGDFPQSAIDMLHNHRVDTKGLQIKEGEKTFFWSGRYHNDMNTRDTMDTQLNVLETFNPVVPTEYQNCELLMLGNLMPSIQQKVLDQLEERPKLIVLDTMNFWMDNFLDDLMIALKNVDVLTINDEEARQLSGEYSLVKAAKKILSFGPKFLIIKKGEHGALLFNSEEVFFAPALPLEDVFDPTGAGDTFAGGFVGHLCATKDYSFENMKRAVIIGSAMASFCVEKFGTERMDGLSKDEVNRRISEFIDLVQFDIQLV
- a CDS encoding helix-turn-helix transcriptional regulator translates to MNRIKVVLKEKGIKQTWLADKLGKSFNTVNGYVQNRQQPRLETLNEISEILDVDIKDLIMSTKNK
- a CDS encoding recombinase family protein, coding for MGISVLYVRISSLDGKTDRQRVNEEEFDRVIEDKCSGSIPIFEREGGRQLKKWIDEGVISSISIWQIDRSGRDLRDILNFIHYTTQRKIPINFISQGLRTIDENGEENPISKMVISILGVVAEMERKLIRERQREGIEIAKLKGKFLGRKKGTSEDPLKFLSKKRNKHAMELLIKGYKNIEVSRITGLHPQTVSKVKGMI